Proteins encoded together in one Eubalaena glacialis isolate mEubGla1 chromosome 7, mEubGla1.1.hap2.+ XY, whole genome shotgun sequence window:
- the KIAA1586 gene encoding E3 SUMO-protein ligase KIAA1586 homolog isoform X2, with product MEDPGSEIMECVPPAGPEASESTPEENEDGIQFASEGPSRPVLEYIDLVCGDDKERSTYHSDILSPKMPKRQGDLLHFLNAKKVKTDTESSNRNKNYCGLSKSKESNFKYVEQPIIEEKPSCSSKEEMDNLVLPDCWNEKQALMFTEQYKWLEIKEV from the exons ATGGAAGACCCAGGGTCGGAG ATAATGGAATGTGTCCCTCCAGCTGGGCCTGAGGCGTCCGAGTCAACACCGGAGGAAAATGAAGATGGCATTCAGTTTGCTAGT GAGGGACCATCAAGACCTGTTCTTGAATACATTGATCTGGTCTGTGGTGATGATAAAGAGCGTAGCACCTATCATAGTGAT attttgtcCCCTAAAATGCCAAAACGACAGGGTgatttattgcattttttaaatgcgaagaaagtgaaaacagacacagaaagtagCAATAGGAACAAAAACTATTGTGGATTGTCTAAGTCTAAGGAATCAAATTTCAAATATGTTGAACAACCAATCATTGAAGAAAAGCCATCATGTTCATcaaaggaagaaatggataatCTTGTGCTTCCAGATTGTTGGAATGAAAAACAAGCACTTATGTTTACAGAACAGTACAAATGGCTCGAAATAAAAGAAG